In one Mycobacterium heckeshornense genomic region, the following are encoded:
- a CDS encoding CaiB/BaiF CoA transferase family protein, giving the protein MSVDAVLTGVRVLEVASWTFVPSAGAVLAEWGAEVIKVEPLDGGDPQRGLVTMGIVDEGGGSVNYMIEIPNRGKKSIGVNLLSPGGQEVVQRLATTCDVFLTSYLPSRRKRMGIDVDDIRAVNPNIIYVRGSGHGPCGPDSDKPGYDGVSYWSRGGIATVLTEDGAELVRSRPAFGDLLGGLTIAGGIAAALYKRATTGQGSVVDVSLLGLAAWNIGPDIAVSQIHGGSAIPKYGHTDAPNPLVGNYRTKDGRYITLMMLQLDRFFPEAMHAIGLDDVIDDPRFADTAARFENRAALIALMDEAFAQRTLAEWREILTGISGAWGVVQTPGEVCQDPAVTANGYIAHTTTTSGVPYKLPVNPVQFDEHHVVPDGAPEHGQHTEDILMDAGFDWDAIEHYKATGAIL; this is encoded by the coding sequence ATTAGCGTTGACGCAGTATTGACGGGTGTTCGGGTGCTCGAGGTGGCGTCATGGACATTCGTGCCCTCAGCAGGAGCAGTTCTAGCCGAATGGGGCGCAGAGGTCATCAAGGTCGAGCCCCTCGACGGTGGAGACCCGCAGCGTGGTCTGGTGACCATGGGCATCGTCGACGAGGGCGGTGGATCGGTCAACTACATGATCGAGATTCCCAACCGCGGAAAGAAATCAATCGGTGTCAACCTGCTCAGCCCTGGCGGACAGGAGGTCGTCCAGCGACTGGCCACGACTTGCGATGTATTTCTGACCAGCTATCTGCCGAGCCGCCGCAAACGGATGGGTATCGACGTTGATGACATCCGCGCGGTCAATCCCAATATCATCTACGTACGCGGGTCCGGCCATGGGCCGTGCGGTCCAGACTCGGACAAACCAGGATATGACGGCGTGTCTTACTGGTCTCGCGGCGGGATCGCCACGGTCCTCACCGAGGACGGCGCCGAGTTAGTGCGTTCCCGACCGGCGTTCGGCGACCTGCTCGGGGGATTGACGATCGCAGGCGGGATCGCCGCTGCACTGTACAAGCGGGCTACAACCGGCCAGGGGTCAGTCGTGGATGTGTCGCTGTTAGGGCTGGCGGCATGGAATATCGGGCCAGACATCGCCGTCAGTCAGATCCATGGTGGCAGCGCTATTCCAAAGTACGGCCATACCGACGCGCCGAATCCACTGGTCGGCAACTATCGGACCAAGGACGGCCGCTACATCACGCTGATGATGTTGCAACTGGACAGATTCTTCCCCGAAGCGATGCATGCTATCGGTCTGGACGACGTCATCGATGACCCGCGATTCGCTGACACGGCAGCACGATTCGAAAATCGCGCAGCATTGATCGCATTGATGGACGAGGCGTTCGCCCAACGGACATTGGCCGAGTGGCGCGAGATCCTAACGGGCATTTCCGGGGCGTGGGGTGTGGTTCAGACACCCGGCGAAGTCTGCCAGGACCCGGCCGTGACCGCGAACGGCTACATCGCCCACACCACAACGACGAGCGGAGTGCCCTACAAGCTTCCGGTCAACCCCGTCCAGTTTGACGAACATCACGTCGTTCCGGATGGTGCCCCTGAACATGGCCAACACACCGAAGATATTTTGATGGACGCCGGGTTCGATTGGGACGCAATTGAACACTACAAAGCGACGGGAGCCATCCTGTGA